A part of Aegilops tauschii subsp. strangulata cultivar AL8/78 chromosome 2, Aet v6.0, whole genome shotgun sequence genomic DNA contains:
- the LOC109754424 gene encoding uncharacterized protein, which produces MVKEPSAKRYHGETSDKSSNLVDVHVPGEKREYTRTLIGVELHGKETLEIICTSEPGKADEMMSILRMKGGGLYLSFIRVDVEYTSEDEPPQMAAVLQLCVEEPCLVYHIAAATKWPKRLKQFLQEEKLYTFVGFSIGGDKRMLDKSGLEINPNNFIDMQRKWKDLTTSKYYDSLADVAGGVIHPLYKGMKKKMEKKEDHKLWGNSPLPDNLIEYAGIDAYTMYKSWKTIDNIVTGWDISKEQEADPYYHCNFAG; this is translated from the exons ATGGTGAAGGAACCGTCCGCCAAGCGTTATCATGGCGAGACGTCGGACAAGAGCAGCAACCTCGTCGACGTTCACGTCCCCGGCGAGAAGCGCGAGTACACGAGAACTCTCATAGGGGTTGAGCTCCATGGCAAGGAGACGCTAGAGATCATCTGCACTAGCGAACCAGGCAAGGCCGACGAGATGATGAGCATACTCAGGATGAAGGGCGGTGGCTTGTACCTGAGCTTCATCAGAGTTGACGTGGAGTACACCAGCGAAGATGAACCTCCACAGATGGCAGCAGTCCTGCAATTGTGCGTCGAGGAACCCTGCTTGGTGTACCACATCGCAGCGGCCACAAAATG GCCCAAGCGCCTCAAACAGTTCCTGCAGGAGGAGAAATTGTACACATTTGTCGGTTTCAGCATTGGAGGTGACAAGCGGATGCTGGACAAGTCTGGTTTGGAGATCAACCCCAACAACTTCATCGACATGCAGCGCAAGTGGAAAGATCTAACCACCAGCAAATACTACGACTCCTTGGCCGATGTTGCAGGCGGCGTCATCCACCCACTCTACAAAggcatgaagaagaagatggagaaGAAGGAAGACCACAAACTGTGGGGGAACAGCCCGCTGCCAGACAACCTCATCGAGTATGCAGGAATAGATGCGTACACCATGTACAAGTCATGGAAGACAATCGACAACATCGTGACAGGTTGGGATATTTCAAAAGAGCAGGAGGCTGACCCCTACTACCACTGCAACTTCGCAGGATGA